tgcccccctctaacttttgaaccataggtccaaaaaatatgaaaaaaatcgtggaagtagagcttaagaaagacattaaatgaaaactatagcggacatgatcagtttagctgtttttgagttatcgcaaaaagttttcccttcatagtaaaaagactttaattaggtactgattatgcaaatttgcctatttgtttaactcgggtgaaaggtaccgtttcatcccttggttaacaatttactatactttaagctccagtttagcttattgtgacggaagagaaactacggaaccctacactgagcgtggcccgacatgctcttggccggtttttattattatataggaggcaaacgagaaGACGAATTTCTTGAGGGTAAGCAACATTAAAAGCGTTGCAAGTATTGAAATATATCTAGAGACTGGCCTtatgggcactaagaatggtgctagttcagtgttgtcactcacgaattcgagccaatcgcgcAGTCTAACGcgactagttgcgaccaatcgcgcgcttgatgcgaactcatcaaccaatcgtcTTGTGGCGTtacactgcacgattggctcgaattcgtgtgcgtgacaccgctgtactgacTATTCTtaatgcccgtaaggcccgtccttagatatacatATGTCAATGGTTGTAAGTGAATGTCGGCCATTAAGATGAGAGCACACGCCCCTTTCTTAAAGGTTATTTGAAAATTTATCTTTATCATATTTGTTTCTTTATCCTTATTTGAGAATTTGTATACATGTTTATGACCCTAGGCTGGCAAGACGTCTAAGCAAGTACTGTATGTAGAAATAGCAATCGTTGTTAACGCGCGTAACAttaaagtaattgtttttagtccaaacctaaatttaattgaggaaaattaattgattttatttactacATTTCAATGGTACACTCAGCattaaaagtagcggatcaaataacgcttcatatgtatctaccattctgaaacagctaaacaaaaagtgatgtctttaatatagaacaactaagactgtaaaagatatatttttgaacgcgaatgttagaaaattatatacatttggaaaagttatacggaatatcagatacttttggcgcgttgtttcatccgctacttttgatgctgactgtacctgaaGCTGCATTAACACaactgcattactgctgcagcattAGCGCTTGTAGTTGTCATACTTTTGTcacaattttgttattttaacagCTAAGCTACGAAGTGTCCAGTATAAAGTGAGCTCTAAGTGGCTCAACAATTACAGTCCTTGACTGTTCCTACACTGTCAATTGTCTTGATCAGATAAGTGACGGATAGGTCATTTGACTCGCGGCAGTCGCTAATGCAGCAACGAACGTCACATTTATAGCTGTATTTCAAATGACTGTCGCGGCATTACTGCTGTGCAGTTGACGTAGTTCTGTCACTGTCAAATTCTCAATTCTCTCGATAAAAAAGTGACTTATGTAGCCGCATTACTGCCGTGATTGAAACGTTCAACCTatcactcattttattttatcgacGGAATTACCACATAGCAAtattgcaacagtaatgcagctgcggTTAACATCTGAATGTCACCTTTACAATgataaacagtaaaaaaatattaacattttttttttttgcattcttCTACGTGAGTTgagttcaaataaatattttaagtgaCTATATCTAATTGATAAACGTAACcacaacttatttttaattgaaatttgttAGACTCGTGCATTTTGAGCTACCATCACCATAGACATCATTATCTCTCCTTGAATGGTGAACATTTATTTGAAGTGATTAACTTTAgaactttttgttttatttacaggaTATCTATACACGATAGCTTAATCCTAATATCCGCGTCAATATTGTAGAGGCGGAAGTTTCtacattttgatatttgttGCACAAGCATACATAATCAGCTGAATAAACTTTAGCtcttaggtacagtcgccattagatatatcggagctgccgaggtactcaaaaatatctgaacaacaCGTAGAGTGCGCTCTAGCACCTTTACAATacaggcgtgttcagatatttgttagcaccctggccgctccgatatatctgatggcgacagtACCTAGCtagattaggtaggtactttaacGACTTCCAGAGAGATAAGTCGCAGGCAGGCAGGTTATGTATATCGTATATAATGACGTAAAGCGGTTGTAACAACTAATAATCATAAAATCAAGTGCACTCAAGTTCGGCAATGTTCTTAATAAAGGTACCATTCGGGTTCAGACTACACCAGTAATCCTGCTGCACTAATGCAGCGCGCCATTGCTACCGCAAATGTCATATAACTAGGCAGctattagtgtttagtacgagttaatacatttgctactaagcGTAAGTACTATCTAggacgatcgatgtttgaaatgtcattgatatgtgatagttttcaattgtttggttgaattaaatgtaatgcctatgttacaacaacgctatatgcaacatttaattactttttattaaaaattcaaacaaaataaaaaaaaatcttgaaaattactttaaaataaatttagtttccttaaacgtaggTACTTACTCATTcaccgaagttaacggaattcaataaaaacacggtgtatatgttatataacatcgttTGACAGGGACatcatgataatattgataggtagtaatttgtaatgttatccctgtcacacgatgttatataacattttattttgacgaccggtctagcctagtgggaagtgatcctgcctatgaaaccaatggtcccgggttcaaatcctgctaaaggcatttatttgtgtgatgagcacggatatttgttcttggGTCGTGggtggtttctatgtatttaattatttataatactatatacatatatatcgttgtctaattacCTACAATggaagccttgttgagcttactgtgggacttagtgaatttgtgtaaaaaaattatttatatatttattttaatactgcCGACTGCAATGCTGCAGGAAACGAAAAAAAGGTGCTTATATAGAGACACGTTATGTCGCTCCCACAttggttataaaatattgtaaatgccTGTTGCTTAACacaacatcgtgtgacagggatatcatgatagtattgatagtactcgtaatttattgttttccctgtcacacgatgATATATAACATTTCATAACAGCCAATTTGGGAGCACCATTAggtttattaaatttgatctttcctgcagtaatgtcgcCCTGCAATACTGCGGctgtaatgctggtgcagtctgtATCGTAATATTATCCAAATCGGCTTAATGCAGAATGCAGCAATGCCTTTAACTAGTCCCTAGCTTAACATAATAACTTCTTACCGACTCAGTTAAACCGTAGGCCtatatctacatacatacattattttttgtgcaGATTTTTATGGCACTTGCAATTAATTTgaggttttaataaaatatattttataagaataattttaaatagatactaagattttttttagtatgtgtgtgtttttaatttatttactttttctaGATTTTGTTCATATAAAACAATAAGTTAGAAccctaaaacaataaataattatcagtacctataatatttttataatacatcATGGACAAAACTtccacataaaaaataaaaaaggtattGTTATCGGCTTGATCAGCCTCTCACTGTTCATTTTTCTGTTCATACTATAGCCATATCACGTTGCGACATCCTTTAAAGTGAGCAGATTGGCAACGCGGCCATTGCTGTGATCCGATCCGATATCTCAGGGAATAGAGCCCCTCCACCacttttatgttttgtttgttatataAAAAGAGTGTTCTATCTGAGCTATACCAGTCAGGTACCGGCGTTTGAATTCAGAGCAAAATGTTCTCCAAAGTAAGCTCGCGTTCATAAATTACGTAACTTACGCATAGGACATTCGCTTAGaggaataatatattttaaatatttcttagtTGGGAATTCAGATTAATTCctttacttacaaaaaaacttaagtacttAAGGGATATCTGAGATATAAGAAATCAATATACCACATTTATTAACATCTTAGTGTTTTATTAATTCTAATTTATCTTAACATCCAATAGTAACACCATTGTAAAACCGATTGTTTTTGTATCAGATCGTAGCCTTGTGCGGTTTGGTGGCGGTGTGCCAGGCTGGTCTCTTGCACCATGCCCCGGCGGTGTCACACCAGAATATCGTGCACCACGAACAGCACCACCAGACCCCGGTGCACTACGTCCAAGCCGCGCCCGCTTACCATGCCGCTCCCGCCATCCATGCTGCCCCGATCCATGCCATCCATGAAGCCCCCGCTGTCCATGCCGCTCCCGTTCATGCCATCCACGCCGCTCCTGCTCACCACGAGGAGGAACACTATGTTGATGAATACGTAAGTTCTTATTTCatctacttaaataaaaactaagtaCGAGCAGCTTCCTCTATATGGGCTCGTCGATATTTATTCagacataaaaaaaagtgtgtacTGCGTAAACTAGCACATagagtcaataaaaaaaaattgaaactgtttattttaataatctaGTCTTTGTCAAattaagttatgattttttattgCAGGCTCATCCTAAATACGGATACTCGTACTCCGTTGAGGATCCCCACACCGGCGACCACAAATCCCAGCATGAAACCCGTGATGGTGATGTCGTGAAGGGAGAGTACTCTCTGCTGCAGCCTGATGGCTCCTTCCGCAAGGTCACCTACACCGCTGACCACCACAATGggtaaaaatatgatataattatttcaatatttgcaagtgtcattttgttaattattataattatggtaAAAGTGGTTCAAGTGCAGACAGCTGTGAGAATATCCCGtgcatttatttgtttcagacggtgcaatttgttattgttAACGTTATCGCATTTTGTATGAATACGTGTGTATGTGAACTCAGTTTGTATAGTTACTTTGTTAAAACATGCTTTGTTTCTCGGCAGATTCAACGCCGTGGTGCACAACACCCCGCCGGTCATCCATCATCATTAAGAAGGCCCGTGTACCCAATCTGTGATATTAGAGTTAATGTGTTGTAGTTTGGTCGCTAAGTCCAGTCCCTAAGTCTTCCATATGTTCTCATTTCCATTAGTGCGTATCATATTTTGTTACGAAATTTCGTATTATGTTACCTTGTAGCAAATGATTTACAAAGAGTAACCGCATATCTACAGAAACGCCCTTATTACTCTTAGTGTTATACTTTGTAGTACTAAACTGTTAGAACATTCTTCTAGTTCTGGTTATCGCTTTGTAATATCTATTTAGTTATTTGATGCTTCTGTAAATAGATACTTGTTGTATATTAGTCAAAATGTAGCAAATAAAAATCATGTTGATAAAATTGAGtaattttatttcttctttcaacACGATCTGTTACAAGAACGCGTCTATTTCTTAAGACTAAGGACAAATCCCGCACTTTAACAATGCAGCTAATTGAAATTACAGTGCACCGGAGCGTGGGAACTATCAGATCGCATCCAAAATGCATATCAGTAACGCATTAACATACAATGTGCGAACCAAAATAAGGAGTGAAAGCCGCGAACCCGCGCCGGCTCTGCTGTAGTGAAACTATGCATTAACTACCTTTACTAGATTACAATATTTCGACATTCCGCAATCGAGATCACTCCGATATACTAGGAACTAATTAACGTTAAATGTGGTAATAACTGTAAATATCTAGTTGTCTACATGGGAAAAACTATACTGAACACCTCCGACTCGTACTTCTTCGTTTGAGGTTTTATTCTATAAGCGGCCAATccttaaaaatacctacatgaAGTGAAAAATTAGGGCTGCTTTCTTTGAAAATCAGTTTAGGGCCACCcgacactagcgtcttttgaccGTCGAcatctagtcagcgctatggaaactGGCGttgctgcgcagttgcgtcaatgttgcgtcgagcagcagccgtAGTacactagacgccgacgctcgggagacccTAGTGTGGGGTAGCTCTTAACCCTCATTCGtaaaattcattttatcaaGACCAACATTAGAGCCTGGCAGTGAGAAGttcactgctgggcacaggcctcatttcatatatttaaattgtgcTGTACATACACCGTAcgcataattttaatttgttatatctCTCGCGGCGAATGACATTAATTTGATagtacatttttatatggagtaactTTCACGTAAATGTAATATGTAGTTTTTAGAAGTTTCGCACATTGATAATTTACTCGGTATGTAACatttaggaaataaaaatacggtaaaaacatatttcgtattttttaatattatacctaaccaaaaaaaaattatatgaatcaCTAATTAAAATCATGCGTAATTTTGATTATATACCAGGATACAAATACTAATTACAAATACCTCATTCTGACAActctaaaaattatttaatttgcaaaCGTTACTAACTAACGTGCCCGAAAAATGCCCGCAAAATGTGCGGTGTTTGgctatatattatgttttctcGCTGATCATTGCattatataaacttttttagaACTGCTtacgaacaattttttttttattgatcactGACATTAAGCTGCCATTTGCGCGGGAATCTCACTCGCACTAATACAAATCCGAAGTAGTttgagcgaaatgaacgcgcgaataACACCTAACTCATATGattacaatatcattcaaatatcggtttgatgtcaggtgcatgttcgaattggcctgctcTGCTAGCCAGCTGACAATCGTAGATAGAAAATGCCAATCGAAACTCTGCGGCGCTTGCAATAGAAACACTGGGCCCATGGTCGactgacagaaaaaaaaaacataaaagagGTGTCGGTCCGACTAATAGGTATCTTGGGCGACCATACAGCGGGCTCTTTCTTTGCCCAGCATAAAAGTCTGGTGGTGCAAAGGGGCaacgccgccagcatccttggctCCATTCCAGAGGCGAGACTTtggtgaagttttttttttaatatttaatctagTTCGTGGTTtagttttgaattatttactTATGTGTGTAAACAATTGTATATGTGATACGTTTTTAAGTATAATACATCGAaagttaaataatgtatggagattatcacgtgacttttcgtactATCTGTTATcctgatacatttttatttttcgtttgGTGTTTGTCGATGtatgattggcatcttggctaggcccgcAGAAAATATTCACTAAATTTATGTAGTGTACGAGTGAACAAATATGCAAAATAATTAAACCTTAATAAAACCATTAAATCATgcaaattttaaaactaaacttgTTACTCGAATTGACAATTGACTGCTTGATGTGTGCATACATAATAagattttttctaaaaatatcatttttagttgaagcttttatcgctgactgtatttttcttccCACAGggccacaggcaactaatataaataaataaaataaataaaaataacaataaaaatagtttatttaccaaaattttttacaagatttccttaacctatgactgccacactaggctatgcctgtgtTGTGGAGTCAGATTGAAAACAATACTAACTTGAATTACATCCTACGCTGAAGTTTTGGTTTTCTAATAGGTTACTAAtactaaaacatttttgataataataacagGCTTAAACTAAATAGGAACAATCACAATTTCATCATCACatattcatcgagacaattctaaaaatcacaaacacaattaggttgcgttgtttcatcacacagttcctatggctacctcctatctccatcatcagatcagctcgatggtacctaccataatattgaattgtcacccgacatatgatcaatcggaaatcggaaagtgggtcaaatttagcttccaagatttgacccacacatacatactaacagggcaagttaaataaaagcttgtaattaggCTTTATGACCCATAACTATAGGTAGCGAAGTGAACCCAATGATAGTACCTTTAAGTTGAAGTGTTGTTGACTTGCTTACAGCAATGATTTTAACAGTTATTACTGTTATCTCATAGCTACTAAACTGTGAATTAAATTCAACtggtaatttaatttgatttacgAAATTATGCATTTAACTCTTGCATTGCTTATTCATCAGTATATCGAACGCAATAACCTATATCTGCATACTTTAATTGGTACATTATCAATCTTGTGATTCAGGcccttatacatattttatttttatgtcgaCATccttttttatacttacaacACGTCCAgcctttattttcttataaatggtaaaaccaataaaaacaatttactaAATGCTCACATATCTCCTTGGCAAAAGACCAAGGGTCTCAATTAAGCAATTAAGTAATACAACAATGACATTGGAATTCGTTTGAATGCATTTGATATTGCGTGAGCGGCAGCTTTGATACGAATCAGTCACGGAGGCAAGGTTAGACGCATCGCGATATAATGCACATAAAGAAAAGTTACCGTTATATCTCATTGGAAGAAATATAATTGGGAAGATCAGCTAACTAaaagaagtaaaaaatatataatcccaccaaaaacattttcatgtcagATATTGCCAAGACAAGACCATATGGCTCGCATtgttaaaaagttatcagatctaaAATAGAGCCAAATTCTACACCTtaatcaaaatatgtggctgAATTGCCTGTTGTCATACCCCACTCTCTATCTTTTCATCTCATTCATTTTATGTAGCATGAAATTAAGTTTGTATAGGAACCCCATTCaaacttccatcccctaatttaaaggatgGGGGGTGATTAACTaaaatcctgaaatatgtattaaattatttataacaagaaGTACCTTTATCAATTTTCAGACCTCTAGCATCAACATTTGAAAgccccatacaaaattcaatCCCCTAGTTAAAAGGGTTGGAGGGTTAAAGTTTCATGTTGTAGGataattttgttgtttgtgtactagcttacatacaaaatttcatcttcctaggacttcaggaagtaccctaagaattttgatgatcatcagtgagtgattGAGACAGTGaggaaatcggggttttttagataAGATTAAAATCGGAAGGTTTGCAATTGatgcaattgaaactttttatgtttaataagtccCGTATTGACATCATACCCCGAGAGTTTTGTTTAAAATCtagtataatccaaacccaagttattaaatttcatttaaagttATTAGATGAatcttttatttaagtttaggttGGTAAGTATAAGTACTTAGGTAGGTTTATGTTTCACACATACGTATTATTATgagcaaaataaatatgaatttgtattaagacgatagtggactaccgcttctccatacaaaggtagtccccatttttctagtattgatattatagaaaatattttaattcaatttaatatattatgtacctgtGTAGCTGTGCATCTGCGATTGTATTTTTTGTGaactattgtaataaaaaaaaacgaaaaagtcAAACGGAGAAACTATGGTATCCACAGAGGAAAatatggggactacgttttATGAAGAACCGGTCTCCCCCATTTCTGTTTAAATGCATATTCAAATGTGTATAATGCTATCAtaatacacaaaataattaaattttcacaAATTCATTTAACGACGCCTTATTACATAACCGGCATTGTTTGATGTGCCGAACGACCCAGAATCGACGCCGTGTATCTGCGCCATTAATCACAGGCTATTCCGTTGTAAACTCTTTATACACTAATGCAATATGCGAAAGCTGTATCGTTCACCCTGGACACCTATATCGTATTTAATTCCTAACCTACGCGGCTTGTTAGAGTACCTACAGCCATGTGGTAAGAAAGACGTAAGCGACGCGAGCAACCTATTAAGGTACGATCTCTAATCTAGAGGGTGACAAGCGGAGCACATTTTCGCAACATCCTCAGCTAGCACCTTGCGTGTTGCGTGTCAACACTGTCAACTATCGCAGAAActgcatattttatacattgtaTCGTTAGGAAGGTACTTACCAAGAAGCTGGGGTATattttaaaacgtatttttttaggtttaggGAACTAGACCAATAAACAGAGATAAAAACAATTCAGAATACACATCAAAACAGAAACtgttccagatctagagcagagccaaaCTGGGAAAGTAACTCCACCTTACTCttactcataatgttgtgttcctgctggtgcataaggttgccagagctcaaagagggtgcggagtgttagggtcggcaacgcgcaagttacacctctggagttgcaggcatccataggctacggagactacttaccatcagacggACCATATGCGtgtttccaccgacgtagtattaaaaaaaatgtaaattaccTACTTTGCGTACTTAAATAAGCATGTCTAAGAACTCCAAATAACTTTCCGTTTTAATAAACTTTTCTGTTATTCAAGGAATCGACATAActgttaattttattgatttcaGTGTTTCTGCCGACAGTGATTACAGAAGCTATCTGATGActtaatattcataattaaaaaTCTATCAGAATTAGCTGTagcagaaaattaaattaaattactaattcactttttgtatatttatttgaaccctaaataaacttaaatcCTACTCAGAGAACAGAAAAAGAGAAGTAGAGATTGGCATCAGGTTATTTTATGGGTGAAATACTACAAATAACTATGTATTAACTAACATAAGAAAATATGAGCTACTTTTACTTGGCCTTCATATACCACTTCCGTTTTCacatgtcatttatttttaaaataagtcaAAGACGCAGCAGCAAGGTTTCATTAAACCGCACAATAATTACTACAGAACCAAAGTGTCATAAGTCCTAAAagatgtttttatattttgcttcaTAAAACCCAAGTTTTGAGATAATTTTCGTTTGTATTATAATCGTGTGAGTAATGGGTGCAAAGTAGTGTGACCTTCACGGCAGGCAGCTGTTCACGCGTACGTTCGGTTACGTCGCGGGGAAGCATGCAGAGCGACGCAGGCCGGTGGTACACCGGGTACTGGagcattattaatatttatagacgtatttcatatttcaattagaaacaaatagaatttattatttgaaaatatttaaatttgtattgtttcaAGTAGATactatgtaaattataaatcgaaataaatgtcatatacgaagaaaaagtgaccaaggtcTTCAGTCCCCAGGGCTGGaactggaatcgaaccagcgtcctttgctatcgcggcaggtgcagGTTTTTCTAAGTATAAATACGCAATTTCCTACGGGCGTATGGCGCCCCCTGTCCAtctctaaggtagaacagtatggtttGGCCTCCTAAACGAATTTACTCAGGTGATTCCCGGTAAGCGAaagagatggcgctgccaatTCAACcattagaaacaaattaaattattttttgtaacattttaatttgtgttatttcagGTAGAAACACCACAAATAAATTAAGATCGAactaaatgttataattatacgAAGGAAAAGTGCCCAAGGTCTCCAGTGCTCAgagctggaatcgaaccagcatcCTTTGCTATCGCGGCAGATGTATAAGCCCCTCGGCCACCTGGGCCACGGCGGCATAGGTCAAATttttcttatattatatattaatggTTACCAAACTTAAGGATACGTTACCAAATTACTCACCAGAATGTAATCGTTTTTAGGTCattgtataagattttttttttaaatgatatcaGTCCTTTTTCCGTTAATTCGTGACAGATATGATAAACAACtacaactataaaataaaagaggCTTTCAATTGTTATCATACACTAATTTAACCTAGAGGTATCCACCtatcttagtttttttttaagaatatagGTAGTTATGGATTTATTGTGGTGACCTATAGTATAGATTTTCTGAAAAGATTTTTACGCGTAAGACTAATCTGTTCAACAAAAGCCATCGTGTCTTTTATGCGAGCGGTCGGCTTCTGTTGAAGGGACTTGTAAAATCAATTATGTCGTTTAAAAAGCAACTGTATAatgatagtattaaggttcaaatctatGTAACAGGTCATAAGATAACATGttttggtaatgtaggacgatcgatCACCTCAATGTAGGCGAAagctcatattctttcatagaTATAAATCTTATTACTATCACGATACAGATGCAGTTGCTTTTTTACTAATACGGGAGCTTACTGCtcgcataaaataaacattggcGTTTGTTTACAGATTAGGGTCTAAAGCCTAAAAATCATTTCAGAAAATTCATACtatgacataaaataaaatttgaatacatTGCATACATTGTGTCTGACCATGCTTAAGTCATAAAACTACCGAAGCAAGTCCAAGAAAATCCAAGGGATCAGGTGAGTCTTCATCTTACTTAACGAAATAATGAGCTAAGTGTAGCAAGGCCCTGATTGCGCAACAGTTTACCGGAGCACTCAGTGCAACCCAAAGCGCTACTTTCTTGCCGGCTGATATTCTTCGGCGGAGTTTACACTGTACGTGTACACGTATATCAGACAACCCTTATTTTTAGGctagataattatttt
This portion of the Cydia pomonella isolate Wapato2018A chromosome 7, ilCydPomo1, whole genome shotgun sequence genome encodes:
- the LOC133519948 gene encoding cuticle protein 19-like; translated protein: MFSKIVALCGLVAVCQAGLLHHAPAVSHQNIVHHEQHHQTPVHYVQAAPAYHAAPAIHAAPIHAIHEAPAVHAAPVHAIHAAPAHHEEEHYVDEYAHPKYGYSYSVEDPHTGDHKSQHETRDGDVVKGEYSLLQPDGSFRKVTYTADHHNGFNAVVHNTPPVIHHH